Proteins from a genomic interval of Diaminobutyricimonas aerilata:
- a CDS encoding MFS transporter, whose amino-acid sequence MSVRTESARARLVLAVLFTGAFVMGCAEMLVVGLLDLISVDLRVSVPEAGALVTANALGLAIGGPVLAFVTTRFDRRTVLLAATIVFVLGNALPALAADYPVFIAARVVVGAAQGLFIAAAMVTATSVVPPERAGRAMSLVIGGFATASALGVPVGTLLGHAVGWRGSFVAVVAVSAVLLAVAFAVLPSVPTPPGSAALGQARHAFAPRVLALLALCCLIFVAIQSVLTYVVPFLGEVTGVSGAAVTVFLLAYGVATTTGSLGGGRFADTDARRTLVVGTIGLTGSLLALAVFGADPVAAALAIIGIGVFGMGMAPAMQHRVTALAGPGAPLAASLPASAVNAGIALGSFAGGVAIEAGGVPATAVTGIVAAAIAVAVAWATGRLRPAPLASAPQPAATL is encoded by the coding sequence ATGTCCGTCCGTACCGAGAGCGCCAGGGCCCGTCTCGTCCTCGCCGTGCTGTTCACCGGCGCGTTCGTGATGGGGTGCGCGGAGATGCTCGTCGTGGGGCTGCTCGATCTGATCTCGGTGGATCTGCGGGTCTCCGTACCGGAGGCCGGGGCGCTCGTCACCGCGAACGCGCTCGGCCTCGCGATCGGCGGTCCGGTGCTCGCCTTCGTCACCACCCGGTTCGACCGGCGCACCGTACTGCTGGCGGCCACGATCGTGTTCGTCCTCGGCAACGCGCTCCCCGCGCTGGCGGCGGACTATCCGGTCTTCATCGCGGCGCGGGTCGTCGTCGGCGCGGCGCAGGGTCTCTTCATCGCCGCGGCCATGGTGACCGCGACCTCCGTCGTGCCGCCCGAGCGGGCGGGGCGCGCGATGTCCCTCGTGATCGGCGGATTCGCCACCGCGAGCGCCCTCGGAGTGCCCGTCGGCACCCTGCTCGGGCACGCGGTCGGCTGGCGCGGATCCTTCGTGGCCGTGGTCGCGGTGTCCGCCGTGCTGCTCGCGGTCGCGTTCGCCGTGCTGCCCTCGGTGCCGACCCCGCCGGGGAGTGCCGCGCTCGGGCAGGCTCGACACGCCTTCGCTCCGCGCGTCCTCGCCCTGCTCGCTCTGTGCTGCCTCATCTTCGTGGCGATCCAGTCCGTGCTCACCTACGTCGTGCCCTTCCTCGGCGAGGTGACCGGCGTCAGCGGTGCCGCGGTCACCGTGTTCCTGCTCGCCTACGGTGTCGCGACGACGACCGGCTCGCTCGGCGGAGGCCGGTTCGCCGACACGGATGCGCGGCGCACCCTCGTCGTCGGCACGATCGGGCTCACCGGATCCCTGCTCGCGTTGGCGGTCTTCGGTGCCGATCCCGTGGCCGCCGCGCTGGCGATCATCGGCATCGGGGTGTTCGGGATGGGCATGGCGCCCGCGATGCAGCACCGCGTGACCGCCCTCGCAGGGCCCGGCGCGCCGCTCGCCGCCTCCCTCCCCGCATCGGCGGTCAACGCGGGGATCGCGCTGGGCTCGTTCGCCGGCGGAGTCGCGATCGAGGCCGGGGGAGTGCCCGCGACCGCCGTCACCGGCATCGTCGCCGCCGCGATCGCGGTCGCTGTCGCATGGGCGACCGGGCGCTTGCGCCCCGCCCCGCTCGCATCCGCGCCGCAACCTGCCGCAACCCTCTAG